The Acetivibrio saccincola genome window below encodes:
- a CDS encoding GNAT family N-acetyltransferase, with product MIIRKMTIDDYDSVYNLWMNTPGIGLNDLDDSREGIERYLKRNPKTCFVAEKDNKIIGTILCGNDGRRGFIYHAAVSPEERNNGVGSALVEAALNALKKEGINKVALVVFSDNQIGNSFWEKRGFTAREDLVYRNKIINE from the coding sequence ATGATTATAAGAAAAATGACAATTGATGACTATGACAGTGTATATAATTTGTGGATGAATACTCCGGGAATAGGACTTAATGATTTGGACGACTCAAGAGAGGGGATTGAAAGATATTTAAAACGAAATCCAAAAACATGTTTTGTAGCCGAAAAAGATAATAAGATTATCGGTACAATTTTATGCGGGAATGACGGAAGGCGGGGATTTATTTATCATGCTGCGGTATCCCCGGAAGAACGCAATAACGGAGTTGGAAGTGCTTTAGTTGAAGCGGCTTTGAATGCACTGAAAAAAGAAGGGATTAACAAAGTGGCACTGGTTGTTTTTTCAGATAACCAAATTGGGAATTCCTTTTGGGAAAAAAGAGGTTTTACCGCTAGGGAAGATTTGGTGTACAGAAATAAGATTATAAATGAGTAG